Genomic segment of Nostoc sp. TCL240-02:
TACCTGGCTTGCACCCTGAAAGCTGGTGCTAATGCTGACAGGAATCACCTGATTAATCAGTTTTTCAATCTCCTCGTTGGCATTTCCCAAGGACACACTGGGAGCGAGGTTAAAGGAAATAGTTGCGGCATTCATCCGACCGTTATGATTAACCATTAACGGGCTGACCCCCTGAGATAGTTTGGCGAATGTCTTCAGAGGAACTGCCACTCCAGTGCTGGAGTTAATATACAATGTCAAAAGTGCGTTGATATCCTCCTGATACTGGGGTGCTAATTCCAGAATCACTTGATATTCATTGGTAGCTGCATAGATGGTTGAAACTTGGTAGGAACCGTAGGCACTTCTCAGGGTATTTTCGATTTGCTCGGCGGTAATACCATAAGTTGACGCTTTATCGCGGTCAATGTCAATTTGAATCTGAGAAGCAAACTGTAAATCGCTATTAACATCCTGGAGTTCTGTCATCTCCTTCATCTTGAGAACAAGTTGAGGAACATATTCCTGTAAGGGTTTGACATCAGAACTCTGGAGTGCAACTTGATAAAGTCCCGTGCTTTGTTGAGCGCCAATGGGAATTGCTGGAGGATTTTGTAAAAATACTTGGATGCCGGGAACAGTGGCGAGTTTGGTTCGCAACTCTTGAATGATTTCGTCAGCCCCAAGCTGACGCTGCGATCGCGGTTTTAACCGAATAAACAAACTCCCGGAATTGGCTGCAACGGCTGCCCCACCGCCACTAGCACTAGCTCCCGCCCCAATATTAGAATTGACTGCATCTACATTCGGGTCTTGGCGAATCAAGTTAGCAACTGTCTGCTGATGCTGGACAAGATTATCAAAGGATGCATCCTCGGCTGCTTGGGTAATGCCTGTAATTTGTCCGGTATCTTCGCTAGGAATAAAACCTTTGGGAACTATTACCAACAATCCAACTGTCACCGCCAATAGAAATACAGATAAAATCATCGTGGTGCGATGATATTTTAAGACTTTTTTGAGACTCCAATCGTATAAACCCAGGAAGCGATCGAATACATATTCTGAAGCTTGATATAACCGACTTTGATTAGCATGATCTACAGGACGCAGAAAACGGCTGCACAACATGGGAGTCAAAGTCAAAGACACAAAACCAGAGACGAGAATTGCAACTGCGATCGTTACAGCAAATTCATGAAATAATCGTCCTAGTACTTCACTCATGAACAACATGGGAATGAAGACTGCAACCAAAGAAAGGGTCATCGACAGAATAGTGAAACCAATTTCTCTCGATCCATTCAACGCCGCTTCTAAGGGACGTTCCCCCATTTCCATGTGACGGACGATATTTTCTAGCATGACGATCGCATCATCTACAACGAAGCCCACAGAAAGGGTCAACGCCATCAGCGATAGGTTATCTAGTGAGTAGTGCAGCAAATACATCACCGCAAAAGTACCAATCAGCGAAACAGGTAATGCCAAACTGGGAATCACCGTCGCCGAGAGGTTCCGCAAAAATATGAAAATTACTAAGATAACTAGAGCGATCGTCAAAATCAATGTAAATCTGACATCATCTACCGAATCTCGAATCGATTGAGACGCATCATAGAGAATCCCAATTTCCACGGATGCCGGAATCTGCTCTCGTAACTTTGGCAGCAAATTCTTAATCGTGTCTACAACTTGTACCGTATTGGTTCCGGGCTGTCTCTGAATGGTGAGAATAATAGCACGGGTATTGTTGTACCAGCTTGCTACTTTGTCATTTTCTACACTGTCAATAATCCTACCCAGTTGATTGAGATAGATGGGCATTCCATCTTTATAAGAGACAATCAACTGCCGATAAGCAGCCGCATCTTCGAGTTGACCGTTAGTTTGAACTGTAAAATTCTTATGATTTCCTGAAAGACTACCGGTAGGTAAATTGACGTTACCTTGTTGAATCGCTGTCGCCACCTGATCTAGCCCAATTTGCCGTGCTGCCAATTGCTGCGGATCTAGTTGAATTCGAGCCGCATACTTTTGGGAACCGTAGACAGCTACCTGTGCCACCCCATTGATTGTAGATAGCTTTTGGGCCAAATAAGTCTCGGCATAATTGTCTACCTGGGAAAGGGGTAGAGTGGGAGAGTCTAAATAAAGGTAAAGAATTGGTTGATCTGCGGGGTTAACTTTGCTGTAAGTGGGAGGATTGGGTAAATCGTTAGCAATTTGCCCCGATGCTCCTGATATCGCTGCTTCTACATCCTGGGCTGCATCATCAATATTCCGACTCAAGTTGAATTGCAGGGTAATTTGAGTCTGTCCCAAGGTGCTAGTTGAGTTGAGCGAATCAAGTCCAGCAATGCTAGAAAATTGCTTCTCTAAAGGACGGGCAACCGATGCTGCCATCGTTTCGGGGCTAGCTCCCGGTCGGGAAGCGCTGACCTGAATTGTGGGATAGTCCACACTTGGTAAATCGCTAATTGGCAGCAAGCGATAACTCATAAAACCGAAGATCAAAATCGCCATCATCACCAAAGTAGTCATGATCGGGCGACGGATAAATGGTTCTGAGAGGTTCATGAATCACCTCCGCCTGACTTTTGGGATTCTCCCCCCTGTACCCTGCCTCCTGCCCCCCTTCCTCTTCTCGACTTCGAGGAATTTCCATTTGAGTCATTGCTGGCTGTTTTAATGCGGATTTTGCTCCCCGAAACAAGATTCGCTTGACCATCGGTGACAATTTTATCGCCCGGTTGCGGCCCTTTCTCAACCACATCTAGTCCCT
This window contains:
- a CDS encoding efflux RND transporter permease subunit produces the protein MNLSEPFIRRPIMTTLVMMAILIFGFMSYRLLPISDLPSVDYPTIQVSASRPGASPETMAASVARPLEKQFSSIAGLDSLNSTSTLGQTQITLQFNLSRNIDDAAQDVEAAISGASGQIANDLPNPPTYSKVNPADQPILYLYLDSPTLPLSQVDNYAETYLAQKLSTINGVAQVAVYGSQKYAARIQLDPQQLAARQIGLDQVATAIQQGNVNLPTGSLSGNHKNFTVQTNGQLEDAAAYRQLIVSYKDGMPIYLNQLGRIIDSVENDKVASWYNNTRAIILTIQRQPGTNTVQVVDTIKNLLPKLREQIPASVEIGILYDASQSIRDSVDDVRFTLILTIALVILVIFIFLRNLSATVIPSLALPVSLIGTFAVMYLLHYSLDNLSLMALTLSVGFVVDDAIVMLENIVRHMEMGERPLEAALNGSREIGFTILSMTLSLVAVFIPMLFMSEVLGRLFHEFAVTIAVAILVSGFVSLTLTPMLCSRFLRPVDHANQSRLYQASEYVFDRFLGLYDWSLKKVLKYHRTTMILSVFLLAVTVGLLVIVPKGFIPSEDTGQITGITQAAEDASFDNLVQHQQTVANLIRQDPNVDAVNSNIGAGASASGGGAAVAANSGSLFIRLKPRSQRQLGADEIIQELRTKLATVPGIQVFLQNPPAIPIGAQQSTGLYQVALQSSDVKPLQEYVPQLVLKMKEMTELQDVNSDLQFASQIQIDIDRDKASTYGITAEQIENTLRSAYGSYQVSTIYAATNEYQVILELAPQYQEDINALLTLYINSSTGVAVPLKTFAKLSQGVSPLMVNHNGRMNAATISFNLAPSVSLGNANEEIEKLINQVIPVSISTSFQGASQVFQSSLPSLGLLLAIAILVIYLILGVLYEDFIHPITILSGLPSAGFGALLTLIIFHVELNVYSFIGIILLVGIVKKNGIMMVDFAIVAQREELKKPSEAIYQACLVRFRPIMMTTMAALMGTLPIAIGFGAGSESRRPLGIAVVGGLVFSQILTLYLTPVFYIYMESWRKKLNQVKFRRVFSFTGERS